The following are encoded together in the Zingiber officinale cultivar Zhangliang chromosome 8A, Zo_v1.1, whole genome shotgun sequence genome:
- the LOC122012565 gene encoding aspartyl protease AED3-like has translation MVTLLLNLLLLVANAASITAATPCSTPPDEGSTVHILHAFGPCSPLGTAPFTSWEDTIMDLLSRDASRLPYLSSLTASAGRSFVPLASGRQLLQIPNYVVRAKVGSPPQSLLVALDNSNDAAWFPCSGCLGCPSAAASFAVASSTSYRPLPCGSLQCGQVPSPFCPAGAVSCSFNLTYGTSSIQAGLVQDSLSLAADVVPSYTFGCLQKVIGGNSVPQQGLLGLGRGPLSFLSQTKSLYDSTFSYCLPSFKSLNFTGTLRLGPVGQPKRIKTTPLLSNPRRSSLYYVNMVGVRVGRKVVDIPPSALAFDPVTGAGTIVDSGTMFTRLVLPAYTAVRDEFRRRIKAAGPVTTLGGFDTCYDGPVKAPSISLMFAGMNVTLPPENVMIHSTAGTISCLAMASSPDNMNSMINVVANMQQQNHRVLFDVPNGRIGFAREPCSTAV, from the coding sequence ATGGTCACCCTGCTGCTTAACCTCCTCCTCCTCGTGGCCAACGCCGCCTCCATCACGGCCGCCACTCCCTGCTCCACCCCGCCGGACGAGGGCTCCACCGTCCACATCCTCCACGCCTTCGGCCCTTGCTCCCCTCTCGGCACCGCGCCCTTCACCTCGTGGGAGGACACCATAATGGACCTCCTGTCCCGCGACGCATCCCGCCTCCCCTACCTCTCCTCCCTCACCGCCTCCGCCGGCCGCTCCTTCGTCCCCCTCGCGTCCGGCCGCCAGCTCCTCCAGATCCCGAACTACGTCGTCCGCGCGAAGGTTGGCTCCCCGCCCCAGTCCCTCCTCGTCGCCCTCGACAACAGCAACGACGCCGCCTGGTTCCCCTGCTCCGGTTGCCTCGGCTGTCCCTCTGCCGCCGCCTCCTTCGCCGTCGCTAGCTCCACCAGCTACCGCCCTCTACCGTGCGGCTCCCTGCAGTGCGGCCAGGTCCCCAGCCCCTTCTGCCCCGCCGGCGCAGTCTCCTGCTCCTTCAACCTCACCTACGGCACCTCTTCCATCCAGGCTGGCCTCGTCCAGGACTCCCTCTCCCTCGCAGCCGACGTCGTGCCCTCTTACACCTTCGGGTGCCTGCAGAAGGTCATCGGCGGCAACTCTGTTCCGCAGCAGGGACTCCTCGGCCTCGGCCGCGGCCCGCTCTCCTTTTTGTCCCAAACCAAGAGTCTCTACGACTCCACCTTCTCCTATTGCCTTCCCAGCTTTAAGTCCCTCAACTTCACCGGAACGCTCCGGCTCGGCCCCGTCGGCCAGCCGAAGCGCATCAAGACCACACCTCTGCTCTCCAACCCTCGCCGCTCCTCGCTCTACTACGTCAACATGGTCGGCGTCCGCGTGGGGCGCAAGGTGGTCGACATTCCCCCCTCCGCGCTGGCCTTCGACCCGGTCACCGGCGCCGGCACCATCGTCGACTCCGGGACCATGTTCACGCGCTTGGTTTTGCCAGCGTACACCGCTGTGCGGGACGAGTTCCGGCGGCGGATTAAGGCAGCGGGGCCGGTGACAACTCTCGGCGGGTTCGACACGTGCTACGACGGGCCCGTGAAGGCGCCGTCCATCTCGCTGATGTTCGCAGGGATGAACGTGACGCTGCCGCCGGAGAACGTCATGATCCACAGCACGGCAGGGACTATCTCTTGCCTCGCGATGGCGTCGTCGCCGGACAACATGAACTCGATGATCAACGTGGTAGCGAACATGCAGCAGCAGAACCACAGGGTGCTCTTCGACGTGCCCAACGGCCGGATCGGCTTCGCCCGTGAGCCCTGCAGCACCGCAGTATGA
- the LOC122012566 gene encoding probable plastidic glucose transporter 1, with protein MQSSAVPFPPRPRITATSLKPRSCLLVHPLSRSSGRRSLLLRLRSPLKRLLVATASKSPPPPVSSESDRQSKPSDAEASSNLLQENQGSDLGWLPAFPHVLTASMANFLFGYHIGVMNGPIEAIAHELGFEGNSFLEGLVVSIFIAGAFIGSLGVASLVDKFGSRRTFQLDTIPLILGALLSAQAHTMNEMLWGRFLVGLGIGANTVLVPLYISEVSPTKYRGSLGSLCQIGTCLGIIASLALGIPSESDSHWWRVLFYIACTPGLILILGMQFAVESPRWLYKVGRVDEAKQVIGTVWGESEVEKSIEEIRNVIIDDTNIHKTSWLELFMEPHNKVAFIGGSLFILQQFAGINGVLYFSSLTFRDVGITSSALASLFVGLTNFAGALFALTLMDKQGRRRLLIGSYLGMALSMFLIVYAINDPLDEGSNHILSILGTLMYMFTFALGAGPVTGIIIPELSSAQTRSKVMGFSFSVHWVCNFLVGLYFLELVDKFGVGPVYGSFGAVSLISAIFAAYFIVETKGRSLEEIEMSMNARLPAKDK; from the exons ATGCAGTCGTCGGCTGTGCCATTCCCACCGCGTCCTAGAATCACCGCCACATCCCTCAAACCTAGATCCTGCCTCCTCGTCCATCCCCTCTCTCGTTCCAGTGGCAGACGCTCTCTTCTTCTCCGGCTTCGCTCCCCTCTGAAGCGTCTCCTCGTGGCTACCGCAAGCAAATCGCCGCCTCCCCCTGTATCGTCTGAATCGGATCGGCAATCGAAGCCTTCAG ATGCGGAGGCCAGTAGTAACTTACTCCAAGAGAACCAAGGCTCCGATCTTGGTTGGTTACCGGCTTTCCCTCACGTGCTCACGGCCTCGATGGCTAATTTCCTCTTCGGTTACCACATTGG GGTGATGAATGGACCTATTGAAGCTATAGCTCATGAGCTTGGTTTTGAAGGAAATTCTTTTCTTGAAGGACTCGTTGTTAGCATATTCATAGCTGGTGCATTTATTGGAAGCTTAGGTGTTGCTTCCCTAGTTGATAAGTTTGGTTCTCGGCGCACTTTTCAGCTTGACACAATACCACTGATTCTTGGTGCACTTTTAAG TGCACAAGCACATACTATGAATGAGATGCTATGGGGAAGATTTCTTGTGGGCCTTGGGATTGGAGCAAATACTGTCCTTGTGCCACTTTATATATCAGAG GTTTCTCCAACAAAATATAGGGGGTCACTAGGAAGTCTTTGTCAAATTGGTACTTGTCTTGGAATAATTGCATCACTTGCATTAGGGATTCCTTCTGAAAGTGATTCACATTG GTGGCGAGTATTATTTTATATAGCCTGTACCCCTGGTTTAATTCTCATTTTAGGCATGCAATTTGCTGTTGAGAGTCCCCGCTGGCTGTACAAG GTTGGAAGAGTAGATGAGGCTAAGCAAGTTATTGGAACAGTTTGGGGAGAATCAGAAGTTGAAAAGTCTATAGAGGAGATTCGGAATGTGATTATAGATGATACCAACATTCATAAAACTAGCTGGTTGGAGCTTTTTATGGAACCCCACAATAAAG TTGCTTTTATTGGAGGATCTCTTTTCATACTTCAACAATTTGCTGGAATAAATGGAGTGCTTTACTTCTCATCCTTGACCTTCCGAGATGTGGGCATTACTAGCAGTGCATTGGCTAGCTTATTTGTGGGACTCACCAACTTTGCAG GGGCATTATTTGCTTTGACCCTTATGGATAAGCAAGGGAGGAGGAGGCTTCTAATAGGAAGCTACCTGGGGATG GCACTTTCAATGTTTCTCATTGTTTATGCTATTAATGATCCATTGGATGAAGGATCCAATCACATACTCTCAATTCTTGGCACGTTGAT GTACATGTTCACATTTGCTCTAGGAGCTGGGCCAGTTACTGGTATAATTATTCCAGAGCTTAGTTCTGCACAAACACGTTCAAAAGTAATGGGCTTTAGCTTCTCAGTACACTGG GTTTGCAACTTCTTAGTGGGGTTATATTTCTTGGAACTCGTCGACAAGTTCGGTGTGGGGCCTGTCTATGGATCTTTTGGCGCGGTTTCCTTGATATCGGCAATATTTGCAGCCTATTTCATAGTTGAAACAAAAGGACGCTCCCTGGaggaaatagaaatgtcaatgaATGCTAGATTACCAGCTAAAGATAAATGA